Proteins encoded together in one Terriglobus saanensis SP1PR4 window:
- a CDS encoding acetamidase/formamidase family protein, whose amino-acid sequence MRRSFLTSGLVYGVFLAISLPASAEDHKLLATPTTIEWGHYEVTKPAITVRSGDTVTLQTLSTCGPSDRLIARGVKSEDIPAYNDAIYKADIPGSEKGPGGHILTGPVAIEEAEPGDVLEVQILKVDIDAPFACNGFGLHRGFLPMEFPYSRNRLIPLDRAKMIGHFAPGIDIPLRPFFGSMGVAPGQGRIDSAPPFAHAGNMDNKELVAGTTLYIPVAAKGGLFVAGDGHAGQGNGEVDITAMETFLTGTFRFIVHKKKQLNWPRAETPTHYITMGFSPDLKEATEHALRDMIDFLVEEKHMTRDDAYMLSSMAVDLDITQLVDGNVGVHAMCPKNIFTANAAK is encoded by the coding sequence ATGCGTCGATCGTTTTTGACTTCTGGTTTAGTCTATGGAGTTTTTCTGGCGATCTCTCTTCCGGCGAGTGCCGAGGACCACAAGCTTCTTGCGACACCCACCACGATCGAGTGGGGTCATTATGAGGTGACCAAGCCGGCGATCACGGTGAGGAGCGGCGACACGGTGACGCTTCAGACGCTCTCGACCTGTGGGCCAAGCGACCGGTTGATCGCACGTGGCGTCAAGTCGGAGGATATTCCGGCCTACAACGACGCGATCTACAAGGCGGACATCCCAGGGAGTGAAAAAGGGCCAGGCGGACATATCCTGACAGGGCCGGTGGCGATTGAGGAGGCTGAACCCGGTGATGTGCTAGAGGTTCAGATCCTGAAAGTGGATATCGATGCTCCGTTTGCCTGCAATGGCTTTGGGCTGCATCGCGGCTTTCTGCCGATGGAATTTCCCTATAGCCGCAATCGCCTCATTCCTCTGGATCGCGCGAAGATGATCGGGCACTTTGCGCCGGGAATTGATATTCCATTGCGTCCGTTCTTTGGCAGCATGGGCGTGGCGCCCGGACAGGGAAGGATCGACAGCGCTCCTCCATTTGCTCATGCGGGCAACATGGATAACAAGGAGTTGGTTGCGGGTACGACCCTCTACATTCCTGTGGCAGCGAAGGGTGGTTTGTTCGTCGCGGGTGACGGGCATGCCGGGCAAGGCAATGGCGAGGTCGATATCACCGCGATGGAGACGTTCCTTACAGGCACGTTCCGGTTTATCGTTCACAAGAAAAAGCAGTTAAACTGGCCACGGGCCGAGACGCCGACTCACTACATCACAATGGGCTTCAGCCCTGACCTGAAGGAGGCGACAGAGCACGCACTGCGCGACATGATCGACTTTCTGGTAGAGGAAAAGCATATGACACGGGATGATGCGTACATGCTGTCGAGCATGGCCGTGGATCTGGACATCACTCAACTGGTGGACGGCAACGTGGGTGTCCACGCTATGTGTCCGAAGAATATCTTCACTGCTAACGCGGCAAAATAG
- a CDS encoding TonB-dependent receptor — protein sequence MAFAQQACSNGAQVDGTITDPTGAVIPGAQVQTADGKKTITDAAGHFLLPCVRIDSNQITVEAEDFTSETVTVDKQVGGSIHLNIPLGIVHVNTVVQVDGDSSSTDRGSGTTTLNTKDVQLLADDPDDFLRQLQALSASSGGSPSSSVILIDGFQNGSVLPPKSSIASIRVNPDLFSAEYQTPPWSGGVIEIVTKPGADSLHGALFYSDSDSSFNATNPFSATPTPASRRRYGFELSGPVVSKKSGFTLALEKRDIDEFNIVNAVTLDGSGNQVPLRQTVSAPQRLWIASARGDWQVTSKDTAAFSFSSNVNNLGNQGVGGLTLAEAGYSGLLSEHDLRFTNTLIPNANLLHTTHVGYSWKRTKQSPLSTSPSLQVSGYFNGGGSIAQSLDNRERDLEVDDDLLIAHGKHQVKFGLQSLGIFGHSDNPNNFNGTYIFGGGSAPVLDANNNPTGLTTTISAIEQYRRAQVNLPGGRPTTYQVTSGSPLVPITQWRLGLYLQDNIKLSPRFAVNTGLRFALQTSPDSVSNFGPRASFSWIPDKKEKWVFRAQVGLFSELIDPTHALEGARLNDVRQKQVTIYSPNYNDLLTPVVGSIEVGTVQQLPQRLSQPLEYSSFFTVEHELPQHWNVRVNLYLGKVWNVLRNKNINAPMVKSSIGSAPDPSAALLAPRPTVTNKNILEYQDSGHFAGNVLAFVINQHSYKRFGLFAYYAYRNSWTNVSSGDGFPQSSYSDVGDSSRADWAHTHSFFLTGNINLPYGLTLSTEFDAQQGTPYNIITGTDNNGDGNFNDRPSYASAPGAGIYSTRFGLLTANAVNGDVPRNLGTMPATIHMDMNLSRSFSLSAADKAHSRTLTLNVRTANLLNHTNVTAVRTVLSSTLGQPLSAENSRRVELGARFAF from the coding sequence ATGGCATTCGCTCAGCAAGCCTGCTCAAACGGAGCACAGGTAGACGGGACGATTACTGATCCAACTGGCGCGGTCATCCCCGGAGCCCAGGTGCAAACCGCCGATGGCAAGAAGACGATAACCGATGCGGCAGGTCATTTCTTGTTACCGTGCGTCCGGATTGACTCCAACCAGATCACAGTTGAAGCTGAGGACTTTACTTCTGAGACAGTCACAGTTGACAAACAGGTGGGTGGAAGCATTCATCTCAATATCCCTTTAGGGATCGTCCACGTGAACACAGTGGTTCAAGTCGACGGCGATAGCAGCTCTACTGATCGCGGCTCGGGTACCACCACGTTGAACACGAAGGATGTACAACTGCTTGCCGACGATCCGGATGATTTTCTCCGGCAATTGCAGGCGCTATCTGCCAGTAGCGGAGGCTCCCCCTCTTCATCCGTTATCCTGATCGATGGCTTTCAGAATGGAAGTGTGCTTCCACCCAAAAGTTCCATCGCCTCGATTCGTGTCAATCCGGACCTTTTCTCTGCCGAATACCAGACTCCTCCATGGAGCGGTGGAGTCATCGAGATCGTGACCAAGCCTGGTGCAGATTCTTTACACGGGGCACTCTTCTATTCGGACAGCGATAGCAGCTTCAATGCAACCAATCCCTTCTCAGCTACGCCAACTCCGGCCAGTAGGCGACGGTACGGATTTGAGCTAAGTGGCCCCGTCGTCTCAAAAAAGAGCGGCTTTACCCTCGCACTGGAAAAGCGCGATATCGATGAGTTCAACATCGTAAATGCAGTAACACTGGATGGAAGTGGGAACCAGGTACCGTTGCGGCAGACAGTTTCAGCTCCACAGAGGCTTTGGATAGCTTCGGCTCGTGGCGACTGGCAGGTAACTTCAAAAGATACTGCGGCATTTTCTTTTTCATCCAATGTCAACAATTTAGGAAATCAGGGTGTTGGCGGGCTCACGCTGGCCGAGGCGGGGTATTCAGGCCTGTTGAGTGAACACGATCTCCGATTTACCAATACGCTGATACCCAACGCTAATCTGTTGCATACAACCCATGTCGGTTATTCATGGAAGCGCACAAAACAGTCCCCGTTGTCGACCTCTCCATCGCTCCAGGTCTCCGGTTATTTCAATGGAGGCGGTTCAATCGCTCAGAGTCTCGATAACCGGGAGCGTGACCTCGAAGTAGATGACGACCTGCTGATCGCCCATGGCAAACATCAAGTGAAATTTGGTCTGCAGTCGCTCGGTATCTTCGGCCATAGCGATAACCCAAACAACTTCAATGGTACCTATATCTTTGGTGGCGGTAGCGCGCCAGTTCTTGACGCAAACAATAACCCGACCGGACTGACGACAACGATCAGCGCGATCGAGCAATATCGTCGCGCTCAAGTGAACCTTCCAGGAGGCAGACCCACTACGTATCAGGTGACTAGCGGAAGCCCACTGGTTCCGATTACGCAGTGGAGGTTGGGTCTCTATCTGCAAGACAACATTAAGCTAAGTCCGCGATTCGCCGTGAATACCGGCTTGCGATTCGCTCTTCAGACGTCACCCGACAGCGTATCTAATTTCGGCCCGCGTGCAAGTTTCTCGTGGATTCCTGACAAAAAAGAGAAGTGGGTATTTCGTGCCCAGGTCGGGCTCTTCTCCGAACTTATCGATCCTACCCATGCTCTCGAAGGCGCGCGACTTAATGATGTGCGGCAAAAGCAGGTGACAATCTACTCACCAAACTATAATGACCTGCTGACACCAGTCGTCGGGTCCATTGAAGTCGGTACAGTTCAGCAGCTTCCGCAGCGGCTGAGTCAGCCGCTAGAATATTCCAGTTTCTTCACCGTAGAGCATGAGCTTCCGCAACACTGGAATGTGAGGGTTAACTTATATCTCGGCAAGGTGTGGAATGTGCTTCGGAACAAAAACATCAATGCACCCATGGTAAAGAGCAGCATAGGCTCTGCTCCTGATCCCTCAGCCGCTCTGCTTGCGCCCCGGCCTACAGTCACAAATAAAAACATTTTGGAATATCAGGATTCGGGTCACTTCGCAGGAAATGTACTCGCCTTCGTCATCAACCAGCATAGCTATAAGCGCTTCGGTTTATTTGCATACTACGCATATCGGAACTCCTGGACAAATGTCAGCAGTGGCGACGGGTTTCCTCAGTCGAGTTACAGTGATGTGGGCGACTCTTCCAGGGCTGACTGGGCGCACACTCACAGCTTCTTCCTGACAGGAAATATCAATCTGCCCTATGGGTTGACCTTGTCCACGGAGTTCGATGCGCAGCAGGGAACTCCATATAACATCATTACTGGCACAGACAACAATGGCGATGGAAACTTTAATGATCGTCCCTCATACGCTTCTGCACCCGGTGCTGGAATATATAGCACGCGCTTTGGATTACTCACCGCCAACGCGGTGAACGGGGATGTTCCGCGTAACTTGGGAACTATGCCCGCAACGATCCACATGGATATGAACTTGAGTCGATCATTCAGCCTGAGTGCTGCGGACAAGGCGCACTCGCGCACACTCACGTTGAATGTCCGTACGGCAAACCTGCTGAATCATACGAACGTCACCGCGGTTCGAACCGTTCTTTCCTCAACCCTTGGGCAGCCGCTTTCGGCCGAGAACTCCCGCAGGGTAGAGTTGGGCGCCAGGTTTGCTTTTTAG
- a CDS encoding SMP-30/gluconolactonase/LRE family protein — protein MRKLSERQFVACVVLLASFATAASASEVLITDAKSQPESLTIAPGGILIVGSASTPFIYKVRPGFATAEKFVDASAEGSGTFFFGMLADASTNTLWACQLTPVSGATPAKRHTALRGFDLSTGAQKLRWNLPDENSTCNDFTIGPDKALYITDTANGKIFRLPADGSAAELYLEHRTLMGVDGITFLDGTLYINNVIFNKLYRIPVDAAGKPGQPVDIWMDQPVKGPDGMRAVNGKILVAENGSGKISVITVHGDKASVMVIKEGLKTPTAVEPAGNTIWIAERGAGKAVSIPMPKW, from the coding sequence ATGCGCAAGTTGAGTGAACGCCAGTTCGTCGCGTGTGTCGTATTGTTAGCGAGTTTTGCAACGGCCGCATCCGCCTCTGAAGTGCTTATCACCGACGCGAAATCCCAACCGGAAAGCCTGACGATTGCCCCGGGCGGAATACTGATCGTCGGAAGCGCGAGTACCCCGTTCATATATAAGGTGCGCCCAGGTTTTGCCACAGCCGAAAAGTTCGTGGACGCAAGCGCTGAAGGTTCCGGTACCTTTTTCTTCGGTATGCTTGCCGATGCCTCTACCAATACTTTGTGGGCTTGTCAGTTGACTCCGGTATCAGGTGCGACACCGGCGAAGCGCCATACGGCACTGAGGGGCTTTGATCTCTCAACGGGCGCGCAGAAGCTTCGTTGGAACCTGCCCGACGAGAACAGCACCTGCAATGATTTCACGATCGGCCCGGACAAGGCGCTCTACATCACCGACACTGCAAACGGCAAAATCTTCAGACTGCCGGCCGATGGCTCCGCTGCGGAACTTTACCTGGAGCATCGGACACTGATGGGTGTGGACGGCATCACCTTCCTGGATGGCACGCTCTACATAAACAATGTGATCTTCAACAAGCTTTACCGTATCCCGGTGGATGCAGCCGGCAAACCGGGGCAGCCTGTTGATATCTGGATGGACCAGCCGGTGAAGGGGCCGGATGGCATGCGCGCGGTGAATGGCAAAATCCTTGTTGCAGAGAATGGTAGCGGCAAAATCTCCGTCATTACGGTCCATGGAGACAAGGCGAGCGTCATGGTCATTAAGGAAGGACTCAAGACGCCAACCGCGGTCGAGCCAGCAGGTAACACGATCTGGATTGCCGAACGCGGAGCCGGCAAGGCAGTTTCAATTCCGATGCCGAAATGGTAG
- a CDS encoding arylsulfatase, with protein MDSKQNLTRRNFLWTAIAATSIAAIAVDAQGKTTASRRRPNIVFILADDMGYGDTSVYGQKKFRTPHIDRLASEGLRFTQAYAGAPVCAPSRSVLMTGLNTGHTRVRDNFALAGGHVGHKGKEVIRRASLIEDDRTIADYLAKGGYATALMGKWHLDGYDPGAIPTRHGFQTFKGWLTQTGSTQGYFPEQRYHNETLIDLPENAGGKQGLYGTTIVTEDAVDFIKSHAAEPFFLYVAYDAPHSPYLAPDLGSYANEPWDEDEKTYASMIEHLDNGVGQILETLKASGLDDETIVFFASDNGPRSEPTPEQTKVINFFDSNGPLHGYKRDMYEGGIRDPLIARWPGHIPAAHTTDVPVFFPDFVPTALDLAGAAPQHSDGISLKPYLLHPNRKATDRFLYWEFYEPSFEQAVRWGQWKAVRHGRGGPLELYNLNTDPAETVDVASQHPEIVSRIEQHIRETHKASVEYPDPA; from the coding sequence GTGGATAGCAAACAAAACCTTACCCGCCGAAACTTCCTCTGGACTGCGATTGCAGCGACCTCGATCGCAGCAATCGCAGTCGATGCCCAAGGCAAGACAACGGCGTCGCGCCGTCGGCCCAATATTGTTTTCATCCTTGCCGACGACATGGGCTACGGCGACACCAGCGTCTATGGGCAAAAGAAGTTTCGTACCCCACACATTGATCGCCTAGCGTCTGAAGGTCTGCGCTTTACGCAGGCGTATGCGGGTGCTCCCGTATGCGCACCGTCTCGCAGCGTGCTGATGACTGGTCTCAACACCGGCCACACGCGTGTGCGTGATAACTTCGCTCTTGCCGGAGGTCATGTCGGTCATAAGGGCAAGGAAGTGATTCGCCGGGCAAGTCTCATCGAAGACGACCGCACGATTGCCGACTATCTTGCCAAGGGCGGTTATGCCACAGCGCTCATGGGCAAGTGGCACCTCGACGGCTATGACCCTGGGGCCATTCCGACACGTCACGGATTCCAAACGTTCAAGGGTTGGCTTACCCAGACGGGAAGCACACAGGGTTACTTCCCCGAACAGCGTTACCACAACGAGACGTTGATCGACCTGCCTGAGAATGCTGGTGGCAAGCAAGGCCTTTACGGAACGACCATCGTTACCGAGGATGCCGTGGACTTCATTAAGAGCCACGCTGCCGAGCCTTTTTTCCTCTACGTGGCCTACGATGCGCCGCACAGTCCGTATCTAGCGCCCGATCTTGGTTCGTATGCGAACGAGCCTTGGGACGAAGATGAAAAGACCTATGCGTCCATGATCGAACATCTCGATAACGGCGTGGGCCAAATTCTGGAGACCCTCAAAGCATCTGGCCTGGACGATGAAACCATCGTGTTCTTTGCCTCGGACAATGGACCACGTTCCGAACCCACACCCGAACAGACCAAGGTCATCAACTTCTTCGACTCGAATGGACCGCTGCATGGCTATAAGCGCGATATGTACGAAGGCGGTATCCGCGATCCTCTCATTGCCCGCTGGCCGGGTCACATCCCTGCTGCCCACACGACCGACGTTCCTGTCTTCTTCCCGGACTTCGTACCCACCGCGCTCGACCTGGCAGGAGCCGCGCCGCAACACTCCGACGGCATCAGCCTGAAGCCGTATCTTCTCCACCCAAACCGCAAGGCGACAGATCGTTTTCTGTATTGGGAGTTCTACGAACCGAGCTTCGAACAGGCCGTGCGCTGGGGACAGTGGAAGGCGGTCCGTCACGGACGAGGCGGTCCGCTGGAGCTCTACAACCTCAATACCGATCCCGCAGAGACTGTTGACGTCGCCTCGCAACATCCTGAGATTGTCTCTCGCATCGAACAGCACATTCGCGAAACCCACAAAGCTTCCGTGGAATATCCCGATCCCGCATAA
- a CDS encoding CehA/McbA family metallohydrolase — MASCIGGSAQGQTDHVNPWAPTELRKVLPIASLTEGVWLKGDLHNHSRHSKESSNNPEAKIISFAESVGMGYLCISDHDNHVNGDVAHNTWSDPEFKSNSVLLLYCAEWTTTRGHGTAISAVPYDHQKLYDVRDQRDIVVGAVKKELGIHLSANHPSGKDHFGYSYDMVDSIEVWNSAVWPKNANAIMIWDDMLSSGRKLTGRGGSDEHHGIPDTPDKATKNSYQATSNYVGTPTTWLFSKEKTSQAVVDALTNGRVSVSANPYAPRVEFYADLDQDGRMDMMMGDNAKSTGRPVKFRVQLTGNIAADTAYTIKVVKDGNPFMTLEAKGKTPTAEFTDTPIAIGRTYYRVEVTGPPTDYPQVPGSMKLSGNMIGLSNPIYFNFDPNF, encoded by the coding sequence ATGGCAAGTTGTATAGGCGGCTCAGCCCAGGGACAGACAGACCATGTCAATCCCTGGGCTCCTACCGAACTGCGTAAAGTGCTGCCCATCGCCAGCCTAACTGAGGGCGTGTGGTTGAAGGGTGATCTCCACAACCATTCCCGGCACAGCAAGGAATCCAGCAATAACCCCGAGGCGAAGATCATTTCTTTTGCTGAGTCCGTCGGCATGGGCTATCTCTGCATCTCGGATCATGACAACCATGTGAATGGAGATGTGGCACACAACACATGGAGCGATCCAGAGTTCAAGTCGAACTCTGTCTTGCTGCTGTATTGCGCAGAGTGGACAACGACTCGCGGGCATGGCACCGCCATTTCGGCCGTGCCCTATGACCATCAGAAGCTGTATGACGTTCGCGATCAACGCGACATCGTCGTGGGAGCCGTGAAGAAGGAGCTCGGAATCCATCTGTCCGCAAACCACCCGAGCGGAAAAGACCACTTTGGGTACTCCTACGATATGGTCGATTCGATTGAAGTGTGGAACTCGGCAGTTTGGCCAAAGAATGCCAACGCCATCATGATCTGGGATGACATGCTGTCTTCGGGCCGCAAACTGACCGGCAGAGGAGGAAGCGATGAACACCATGGCATTCCCGATACGCCGGACAAGGCAACGAAAAACAGCTATCAGGCCACGTCCAACTATGTTGGCACGCCGACGACATGGCTATTCTCCAAGGAGAAAACATCGCAGGCTGTGGTTGATGCTCTAACGAACGGCCGCGTCTCAGTCAGTGCGAATCCCTATGCGCCCCGCGTCGAGTTCTACGCCGATCTCGATCAGGACGGCAGGATGGATATGATGATGGGTGACAACGCAAAGTCGACAGGCAGGCCGGTAAAATTTCGCGTGCAATTGACAGGCAATATAGCTGCAGACACGGCCTACACCATCAAAGTAGTAAAGGATGGCAATCCGTTTATGACGCTGGAGGCAAAGGGCAAGACACCCACTGCGGAATTCACCGATACTCCGATAGCAATCGGCCGCACTTATTATCGTGTCGAAGTTACTGGCCCACCCACAGACTATCCGCAGGTCCCTGGATCGATGAAGTTGAGCGGCAACATGATCGGATTGTCGAATCCAATCTACTTCAATTTCGATCCCAACTTTTGA
- a CDS encoding TonB-dependent receptor domain-containing protein, with protein MSFLLLLERPTRMPRPHGLRNKRWTGCFALFASVLLTVFLAWEPSSFGQGLTGSIAGIVTDSSGATISGATITIRQVETNSIRSVTSSDIGSYRVTQLPPGRYSVKVEKASFRISEQNNITLAIDQVAQIDAKLSVGSDQQTVDVSDEVPVIQTETSSVGMVVDTATIQNTPLNGHVSILGLINLVPGVQDVAAQDQVPVRGVTLAFGTNQRNSYGNAGFTFDGVINEEIELQRGEGEVPPLDALSEFKVITQGAPAEFNQPNQVIVASASGTNVVHGELLEFNRSRGTAAKPYFFGSRASAPVRPPYQRNEYSANLNGPVYIPHFYNGKDRTFFFASYEGFHLTQSNPVNSTQPTAAERAGDFSSLLGPDGNCIDVAHGGHGGTCIYNPSTGQRFPNNVINVPLNQVDLTLQSLLFPQSTTQNTGVNTFELIPHTTQVTRFNLRIDHKISEKDQIRGTWLRAFYGPFSDVGTSSLAGGVARDGEHNSIFVLGWTHTFSPTLLMDSYVSYLHLPLFRDAQNFRTDFSSIIPGLGPQLLEGAPTLNITNITAVTEAGSKNLEQTYQGNTSITKVLPKHTIKAGFSYLYNDSWQDSSTSHGSFSFTGRYTTNATGATPSGETSGIAYADFLLGFPNTTSNSTPHDYIVRFNSSQYGMYIQDDWKLLPNLTLNYGIRYDLQHFHDNPYGTESLFVPSIGKVVVFAKSYPAVTNPLYIPDTVVAPSVGLPTSMFAYLGQPKTNIAPRFGFAYQLRPKTVIRGAVGQYYNLLPSSYLDNGFSNLPFVNSLTYTNTASPSITMNAPFVATASVPANPSTIAQHKTITPYTEQYNLAIEQQLPGAVDLRIGYVGQRTIHQNNHGGPGNTEPDINYSAPGPTTEQSRRPFQPFSTITDAFDPIYHTTGNSLQVGLHKQYRHGFMINAEYQWIRVLGVENHQAPTAIGDSYGNISNITPQTLEVSYAYALPFGQGKMLFGRATGFTNKLINGWQLAGISSFQSGQPFSVTYTAPGSQTYGANGRADRVAGVPLYPANKTKTQWFNPAAFAAPAPYTFGNSAYDLLWGPHYQNWDMNLEKNTSIGERYRLQLRGEVFNVANHPNFGVPSAAISNPASFGVISSVVNENRTIEFAAKFNF; from the coding sequence ATGAGTTTTTTGTTGTTATTGGAGAGGCCAACCCGCATGCCAAGACCGCACGGGTTGCGAAACAAGAGATGGACTGGCTGTTTCGCTTTATTTGCCAGCGTGCTGCTCACCGTTTTTCTGGCGTGGGAACCGTCTTCATTCGGTCAGGGATTAACAGGGTCAATCGCCGGTATCGTAACTGATTCGAGCGGCGCAACAATTTCTGGGGCAACCATCACCATTCGCCAAGTAGAGACAAACAGCATTCGCAGCGTCACGAGTTCTGATATCGGATCTTACAGGGTCACTCAATTGCCGCCGGGAAGATACAGCGTGAAAGTTGAGAAGGCCAGCTTCAGGATTTCTGAGCAAAACAACATCACGCTCGCGATCGACCAAGTAGCGCAGATTGACGCGAAGCTCTCCGTTGGTTCAGATCAGCAAACGGTGGATGTATCGGACGAAGTTCCTGTCATCCAGACCGAAACTTCGTCCGTCGGAATGGTGGTCGACACTGCGACGATTCAGAATACTCCTCTGAATGGCCATGTCAGTATTCTCGGCCTCATTAACCTCGTCCCCGGCGTTCAGGATGTCGCAGCGCAAGATCAGGTTCCCGTCCGCGGTGTGACATTGGCCTTCGGCACGAACCAGCGGAACTCTTATGGAAACGCAGGCTTCACCTTCGACGGCGTAATCAACGAAGAAATTGAGTTGCAGCGCGGTGAAGGAGAGGTACCACCGCTTGACGCTCTATCCGAGTTCAAAGTCATCACCCAGGGTGCTCCCGCAGAGTTCAACCAACCGAATCAAGTCATCGTCGCCAGCGCCAGTGGCACCAATGTGGTGCATGGCGAACTGTTGGAGTTCAACCGTAGCCGCGGTACAGCTGCGAAGCCCTACTTCTTCGGATCCAGAGCTTCCGCACCCGTTCGGCCACCCTACCAACGCAACGAGTACAGCGCGAACCTCAACGGCCCCGTTTACATTCCGCATTTTTATAACGGCAAAGATCGGACCTTCTTCTTCGCCAGCTACGAAGGCTTTCATCTCACTCAATCCAACCCCGTCAACAGCACTCAGCCTACGGCAGCGGAGCGCGCAGGTGACTTCAGCTCCCTCCTCGGGCCAGACGGAAATTGCATTGACGTAGCTCACGGAGGTCACGGCGGAACGTGTATCTATAATCCGTCCACTGGTCAACGATTTCCCAACAATGTCATTAATGTCCCCCTGAACCAGGTAGACCTGACGCTGCAGAGTCTCTTGTTTCCACAGTCCACGACGCAAAATACTGGCGTAAATACGTTTGAACTGATTCCGCACACCACTCAGGTCACCCGCTTCAACCTTCGTATAGATCATAAGATCAGCGAAAAGGATCAGATTCGCGGAACCTGGCTTCGGGCCTTCTACGGGCCATTTTCAGACGTGGGCACATCAAGCCTCGCGGGTGGCGTTGCGCGCGATGGCGAACACAACTCCATCTTTGTGCTTGGCTGGACACATACGTTCTCACCAACCCTGCTGATGGATAGCTACGTCTCCTACCTGCATCTACCTCTTTTTCGTGACGCACAGAACTTCCGGACAGACTTTTCGTCCATCATCCCCGGACTGGGGCCGCAACTGCTGGAAGGTGCTCCAACCCTGAATATCACCAATATCACTGCAGTGACTGAAGCCGGCTCGAAGAACCTTGAGCAGACGTACCAAGGCAATACTTCGATCACCAAAGTACTTCCCAAGCACACGATCAAAGCTGGCTTCTCCTATCTCTATAACGATTCCTGGCAGGATAGCTCCACTTCACACGGCTCGTTCAGTTTCACTGGACGTTATACGACGAACGCGACGGGGGCGACACCGTCCGGGGAGACTTCAGGAATCGCGTATGCTGACTTCCTCTTGGGCTTTCCAAACACGACGTCCAACTCAACGCCGCACGACTATATCGTCCGGTTCAACTCCAGCCAATATGGTATGTACATCCAGGACGATTGGAAGCTTCTGCCAAACCTGACGCTCAACTACGGCATCCGGTATGACTTGCAGCATTTCCACGATAACCCGTATGGCACCGAATCGCTTTTTGTACCCAGCATTGGAAAAGTGGTCGTCTTCGCGAAGTCGTATCCGGCTGTAACGAACCCCCTCTACATCCCGGATACGGTGGTTGCGCCCTCAGTCGGTTTGCCGACCAGCATGTTCGCTTATCTCGGCCAGCCGAAGACGAACATTGCACCGCGCTTCGGCTTTGCGTATCAGCTTCGCCCGAAGACTGTAATCCGCGGGGCGGTAGGCCAGTACTACAACCTGCTTCCTTCTTCCTATCTGGACAATGGCTTCAGCAACCTGCCATTCGTCAACAGCCTCACATATACAAACACCGCTTCGCCAAGCATTACGATGAATGCTCCATTCGTCGCAACTGCCTCTGTTCCTGCTAATCCTTCGACCATTGCACAGCACAAAACCATCACGCCTTACACCGAACAGTACAATCTCGCAATCGAGCAACAGTTGCCCGGCGCAGTCGACCTGCGTATCGGTTACGTCGGCCAACGCACTATCCATCAGAACAATCATGGAGGTCCGGGCAATACGGAACCAGATATAAATTATTCGGCCCCCGGTCCGACCACCGAACAGTCCCGTCGTCCGTTTCAGCCCTTTTCAACCATCACGGACGCCTTCGATCCGATCTACCATACTACGGGGAACTCCCTGCAGGTGGGTTTGCACAAACAATACCGCCATGGCTTCATGATCAACGCTGAGTATCAGTGGATTCGCGTCCTGGGCGTTGAGAACCACCAGGCCCCAACAGCCATCGGCGACTCCTACGGCAACATCTCCAACATCACACCGCAAACGCTCGAGGTCAGCTACGCCTACGCGCTACCGTTCGGACAGGGCAAGATGCTGTTTGGTAGAGCGACCGGATTCACAAACAAACTCATCAACGGATGGCAGTTGGCTGGCATCAGCTCGTTCCAAAGCGGCCAGCCTTTTTCAGTCACCTACACAGCACCGGGTTCGCAGACGTATGGTGCGAACGGTCGTGCAGACCGTGTCGCGGGTGTGCCGTTGTATCCGGCCAACAAAACGAAAACACAATGGTTCAACCCTGCCGCCTTTGCCGCACCCGCACCTTATACCTTCGGCAACTCTGCGTATGACCTGTTGTGGGGCCCCCACTATCAAAACTGGGACATGAACCTTGAGAAGAACACGAGCATCGGAGAGCGCTACAGATTGCAGCTTCGCGGAGAAGTCTTCAATGTCGCCAATCATCCTAACTTCGGCGTTCCCAGTGCTGCGATCAGCAATCCAGCGTCCTTCGGCGTGATCTCGTCCGTAGTCAACGAGAACCGCACGATCGAATTTGCAGCGAAGTTCAACTTCTAA